In Phycisphaerae bacterium, the following proteins share a genomic window:
- the acpP gene encoding acyl carrier protein — protein sequence MTEQEIFDKVVKIVSEQMGVEAKEITQDTSFVNDLNADSLDTVELVMEFEDQFELSIPDEEAEKISTVGLAVKYIHKAQSEKGGKEG from the coding sequence ATGACGGAACAGGAAATATTTGACAAGGTCGTCAAGATCGTAAGCGAGCAGATGGGTGTCGAGGCGAAGGAAATCACCCAGGACACATCCTTCGTCAACGATCTGAACGCGGATTCCTTGGACACGGTCGAACTGGTCATGGAGTTCGAAGACCAGTTCGAATTGAGCATCCCCGATGAGGAAGCCGAGAAGATCAGCACCGTCGGTCTGGCTGTGAAGTACATTCACAAGGCTCAGTCGGAGAAGGGCGGTAAGGAAGGCTGA
- the fabG gene encoding 3-oxoacyl-[acyl-carrier-protein] reductase: MAGLVDRVAIVTGGSRGIGRAICLALAREGATVIACARDTSRLSALPSLAADQKLPGRIVPRALDITNSPDIEKWVDQVATDFGSIDVLVNNAGITDDGLIMNMTVDQFDRVIDTNLRAVFVMTREVSKFMVRARWGRVVNITSVSGIMGNAGQSNYAASKAGVIGLTKSVAKELARRGVTCNAVAPGFIKTDMTNILSEKVKEAVKPLIPLQRFGEPEEVAAAVAFLASPAASYVNGQILVVDGGLHM; encoded by the coding sequence ATGGCAGGACTGGTTGATCGGGTGGCAATCGTGACCGGCGGGTCGCGCGGAATTGGGCGGGCGATCTGCCTGGCGCTCGCGCGCGAAGGCGCGACGGTGATTGCATGCGCTCGTGATACAAGCCGGCTTTCGGCGCTGCCTTCGCTCGCGGCGGATCAGAAACTACCGGGACGGATTGTTCCGCGCGCGCTGGACATCACCAACTCTCCGGATATTGAAAAGTGGGTGGACCAGGTCGCCACCGATTTCGGCAGCATCGATGTCCTCGTGAACAATGCGGGAATCACCGACGACGGGCTGATCATGAACATGACGGTCGATCAGTTCGATCGCGTGATTGATACGAACCTTCGTGCTGTGTTTGTCATGACGCGCGAAGTCAGCAAGTTCATGGTCCGCGCTCGATGGGGTCGCGTGGTCAACATCACGAGCGTCTCCGGAATCATGGGCAACGCGGGCCAATCGAACTACGCCGCCAGCAAGGCCGGCGTCATTGGCCTGACGAAGTCGGTCGCAAAAGAGCTGGCTCGCCGCGGCGTCACATGCAATGCGGTTGCGCCAGGCTTCATCAAAACCGACATGACGAATATCCTCTCGGAAAAGGTCAAGGAAGCAGTCAAACCGCTCATACCGCTCCAGCGCTTTGGCGAGCCTGAAGAAGTTGCGGCGGCCGTGGCGTTTCTGGCGTCACCGGCGGCAAGTTACGTCAACGGGCAGATTCTTGTTGTCGATGGCGGTCTTCATATGTGA